TTCAACAGGGGAGCGAGGCTCGCGGGCGCGACCTCGTCCGTGCCGAAGAGGAACCGGTCGGGATACTTGTTGATGAGCGCCGCGGTCGCCGCGACCGTCTCCGGGCTCGCGGTGACGTATTTCGCGGTCTCGCTCCACGAGATGTCGATCGAGACGTGGGCGAGGGTCGGATCGGCGAGCGCCCGGTCCAGCATCCCGAGCTGATCTTTCAGCGGCCGGACGACCCGGCCGACTCCCACGTGGGCCCAGATGACGCTGGCCTGGGGATGCCGGGAGAGGACCGCGCGCAGCTGGCGGGTGATGTAGGGATCCTGGTTCGGCTTCGGGAACGGCATGTCGACGTCGTTGTGGAGGATCACGACGAGTCCGACTTCCCCGGCGACGTCGAAGATCCGGTCGAGGGACGGATCCGTGAGGGAGGGCGGACCGCCCGCGATCTTCGAGGAGACGAATTCCTTGTGAATCGTGAACTCGCCGATACCCGAGAAGACGCCCGGGAACGTGCGCAGCACGCGCTTGATGTGATCCGCCGCGTACATGTCGGCGGGATTGAAGCCCGTGATCATGGGATCGAGCCGGGCC
The sequence above is drawn from the Thermoanaerobaculia bacterium genome and encodes:
- a CDS encoding amidohydrolase family protein, coding for MRNSTAVLLTVALAAARPVRAVDPSSCQYDDAHFHLTNYIQQGPDLRDYVRMMGDTVCRSTVFGIPLQQMWSYGNTGDYAPTYYLQSDAPLYYYSFTDAAIAMAYRALPPADQARLDPMITGFNPADMYAADHIKRVLRTFPGVFSGIGEFTIHKEFVSSKIAGGPPSLTDPSLDRIFDVAGEVGLVVILHNDVDMPFPKPNQDPYITRQLRAVLSRHPQASVIWAHVGVGRVVRPLKDQLGMLDRALADPTLAHVSIDISWSETAKYVTASPETVAATAALINKYPDRFLFGTDEVAPASLAPLLKVYDTYAPLWNALTPEASWKVRIGNYQRLFDAARAKVRAWERADQKKGQTP